One Roseimaritima multifibrata DNA window includes the following coding sequences:
- a CDS encoding putative 2-dehydropantoate 2-reductase, which yields MGKRSFAIIGSGALGGLYGAMLARAGFDVHFLFHSDAEHVRQNGLQIDSKNGDFHLDSVNVYDDPEAMPACDVTILALKTTNNHLLRDLLPGPTGTGGTVLVLQNGLNVEVETAAIVGPGRVLGGCCFLCSNKVGKGHIRHLDYGRIVFGRYTPIDAPPPGIDAYTQSLADELQSAGIDAQPTPDLWQARWRKLMWNIPFNGLSVVLDASTKQLIEDEHACHLATDLMQEVANASEATGRPQPDDAIEKTIDHTRHMVPYDSSMRLDYLSGRPMEIEAILGNPIRMAAGAGLKLPKVEMLYHQLHYLQSKKNSDTPQ from the coding sequence ATGGGGAAGCGTAGTTTTGCAATCATCGGAAGCGGGGCCCTTGGAGGCCTTTACGGGGCAATGTTGGCCCGAGCCGGCTTTGACGTCCATTTTCTCTTCCACAGCGACGCCGAACATGTCCGCCAGAACGGGCTTCAGATCGATTCGAAGAATGGCGACTTCCACCTTGATTCGGTGAACGTCTATGACGATCCGGAGGCGATGCCCGCCTGTGACGTGACCATCCTAGCTCTAAAAACGACCAACAATCATCTCCTTCGCGACTTGCTTCCCGGCCCTACGGGAACCGGAGGGACCGTGCTGGTCCTTCAAAACGGTCTAAATGTCGAAGTCGAAACCGCCGCGATCGTTGGCCCCGGCCGCGTTCTAGGCGGTTGCTGTTTCCTGTGCAGCAACAAAGTGGGTAAAGGTCATATCCGACACCTCGATTACGGGCGAATCGTTTTCGGACGTTACACTCCAATCGACGCCCCACCTCCGGGGATCGACGCGTACACCCAATCGCTGGCGGACGAATTGCAATCGGCAGGGATCGATGCACAGCCCACCCCAGACCTATGGCAAGCGCGCTGGCGAAAATTGATGTGGAACATTCCCTTCAACGGATTGTCGGTCGTCTTAGATGCGTCGACAAAACAATTGATCGAAGACGAACACGCCTGTCATTTGGCCACCGATTTAATGCAAGAGGTAGCCAACGCATCCGAAGCGACCGGCCGCCCCCAACCAGACGACGCGATCGAAAAGACCATCGACCATACCCGTCACATGGTCCCCTACGACAGCAGCATGCGGCTGGATTATCTATCCGGTCGCCCGATGGAAATCGAAGCGATCCTTGGCAATCCAATCCGTATGGCAGCCGGTGCAGGGTTAAAACTTCCCAAAGTCGAAATGCTCTATCACCAACTGCATTACCTGCAATCAAAGAAGAACTCGGATACGCCTCAATGA
- a CDS encoding S1C family serine protease, with protein sequence MQAQQQRIAAIQRAVPTAVAVFVPGGGGGGSGVLISKDGYALTNFHVSSPAGAYMRCGLSDGNVYDAVIVGIDPVGDLAMIRLLGRDDFPVAELADSDLLQPGEECFVVGNPFLLASNLQPTVTWGIISGVRRYQYPAGTLLEYANCIQTDASINPGNSGGPIYNAEGNLIGIVGRAGFEKRGRVNVGVGFAISINQAKNFLGYLRSGRILDHATLGATVVTGPDGGAAVSNILESSDAFRRGLRYGDEILELAGQPILTANDFKNVLGTLPKDWRVPLVYRHEGETIDTIVRLPGVHLEDELLEKMAGALPPPPPSPDAEKDPHGGEKKLPESIQENYNARKGYANYHPNLQYQKDLHAALRKAFPTVSNKQGWLITGQTPSGRAIELVIEDDLQRLTLGKTETDEPQILQLDKPSQWYESIENRSPTAILTVLQSLKRMVQVGPAEYGDTYYMGTLPFLGRLPLVDALVGTRGEVESRFLMDKNRLLGIEGIAGRDRDPAELLFLWPAGDNAAKLPEELELKFGTETDIRIKIQSWTTQASIESN encoded by the coding sequence ATGCAGGCACAACAGCAACGGATCGCGGCAATTCAGCGAGCCGTACCGACCGCCGTCGCGGTCTTTGTTCCCGGTGGCGGAGGTGGTGGGAGCGGAGTCTTGATATCGAAGGATGGTTACGCGCTGACCAATTTTCATGTGAGTAGCCCTGCGGGAGCGTACATGCGTTGTGGGCTGTCGGATGGGAATGTTTACGATGCCGTGATTGTGGGCATCGATCCGGTGGGCGATTTGGCGATGATCCGCTTGCTGGGACGCGACGATTTTCCTGTCGCGGAATTGGCCGACAGTGATCTTCTGCAGCCAGGCGAAGAGTGTTTTGTCGTCGGTAACCCGTTTCTGCTCGCTTCGAATCTGCAGCCGACCGTGACCTGGGGAATCATCAGTGGTGTTCGCAGGTATCAGTATCCTGCAGGGACTTTGCTGGAATATGCCAACTGCATCCAGACCGATGCTTCGATCAACCCAGGCAATTCCGGGGGCCCGATCTATAACGCGGAAGGAAATTTGATTGGGATCGTGGGACGGGCTGGTTTTGAAAAACGAGGCCGTGTGAACGTCGGGGTGGGATTTGCGATCTCCATCAATCAAGCGAAGAATTTCTTGGGCTACCTGCGCAGCGGCCGCATTCTGGACCATGCAACTTTAGGGGCGACTGTTGTGACAGGACCCGATGGAGGCGCCGCTGTCAGTAACATTCTTGAATCCTCCGACGCCTTCCGACGCGGTTTGCGATATGGCGACGAAATTTTGGAGTTGGCCGGGCAGCCGATTTTGACCGCCAACGATTTTAAAAATGTGCTTGGCACGTTGCCAAAAGATTGGCGAGTCCCCCTCGTCTACCGACATGAAGGGGAGACGATCGACACCATCGTGCGGCTTCCCGGAGTCCACTTGGAAGACGAGCTGCTGGAGAAAATGGCGGGGGCTCTACCACCACCTCCACCTAGTCCCGATGCCGAAAAGGATCCTCACGGGGGTGAAAAGAAACTGCCCGAATCGATCCAAGAAAACTACAACGCTAGAAAGGGGTATGCGAATTATCACCCCAATTTGCAGTACCAGAAAGACTTGCACGCGGCCCTTCGTAAAGCGTTCCCTACCGTTTCTAATAAGCAAGGTTGGTTGATAACTGGGCAGACTCCGTCGGGACGCGCTATCGAACTGGTGATTGAGGACGATCTGCAACGTCTGACGCTGGGTAAAACCGAAACCGATGAACCACAAATATTGCAGCTCGATAAACCGAGTCAGTGGTATGAATCGATCGAGAACCGATCGCCGACAGCCATTTTGACGGTTTTGCAATCCTTGAAACGAATGGTGCAGGTAGGACCTGCTGAATATGGCGATACCTATTACATGGGAACGCTTCCATTCCTCGGTCGATTGCCCCTGGTCGATGCCCTCGTGGGAACTCGAGGCGAAGTGGAGTCGCGTTTCTTGATGGATAAGAATCGGTTGTTGGGAATCGAAGGCATCGCAGGGCGTGACCGCGACCCCGCCGAATTGCTGTTCCTCTGGCCCGCGGGGGACAACGCCGCAAAACTGCCAGAGGAATTGGAGCTGAAGTTTGGCACGGAAACCGATATTCGAATCAAAATCCAATCATGGACTACCCAAGCTTCGATTGAATCGAACTGA
- a CDS encoding S1C family serine protease, which produces MNSRIPATAFILRLRKSYLTVFCCAFACLLGTVASAESSLQTRAHEGQKRVVKIYGAGGVASMEGYQSGFLVSPEGHIATAWSSVLDVDPIVILDDGRRFESKIVGFEPTLELAVLKIDAGDLPFFEVRAGDMPTAGTPVLAISNLFGIATGDEPASVMRGVVSTVAPLAARRGTFKSSYSGEVLLLDLIANNPGAAGGALIDTKGNLIGMLGKELRDESTGVWLNYALPSSALRGAIAAILSGKQQSMAANAAPVLPRNEAHSVRGLGIILIPDVLEKTPAYVDDVRADSPAAAMKVQADDLILLINNQRIESQRDLVARLRRIDRRDPVQLVLQRGTEIIPLTLKP; this is translated from the coding sequence ATGAATTCGCGAATTCCTGCGACCGCTTTTATACTTCGTCTGAGAAAATCGTATCTCACGGTTTTCTGCTGTGCGTTCGCTTGTTTGCTGGGGACGGTCGCTTCAGCGGAATCGTCGCTGCAGACGCGTGCCCATGAAGGCCAAAAACGCGTGGTCAAAATCTATGGTGCCGGAGGTGTGGCATCCATGGAAGGCTATCAGAGCGGATTTCTGGTTTCGCCTGAAGGGCATATCGCTACCGCTTGGAGTTCGGTGCTCGATGTCGATCCTATTGTCATTCTGGATGATGGACGCCGCTTCGAATCGAAGATTGTCGGGTTTGAGCCGACATTGGAATTGGCGGTTCTAAAAATCGACGCCGGGGACCTTCCCTTTTTTGAAGTTCGAGCAGGCGATATGCCAACTGCAGGGACTCCCGTCTTGGCAATCAGTAACCTCTTTGGAATCGCCACCGGCGACGAGCCTGCCAGCGTGATGCGCGGAGTCGTGTCGACGGTGGCGCCGCTTGCGGCCCGTCGCGGAACGTTTAAGTCGTCCTACTCCGGGGAAGTACTTCTGCTTGATTTGATTGCCAACAATCCAGGAGCCGCTGGCGGAGCATTGATCGATACCAAAGGTAATTTGATCGGAATGTTGGGGAAGGAATTGCGAGACGAATCGACCGGTGTTTGGTTGAATTATGCCCTGCCCTCAAGTGCATTACGTGGCGCGATTGCAGCGATTCTGAGTGGGAAACAGCAATCCATGGCTGCCAATGCAGCACCGGTTTTACCACGCAATGAAGCGCACTCGGTCCGTGGACTAGGGATTATTTTGATTCCGGATGTGCTGGAAAAAACGCCTGCGTACGTAGACGATGTACGGGCCGACAGTCCCGCAGCGGCGATGAAAGTGCAAGCGGATGACTTGATTTTGCTAATCAATAACCAACGCATTGAAAGTCAACGCGATCTGGTGGCAAGATTAAGGCGAATCGATCGTCGCGACCCAGTCCAGTTGGTTTTGCAGCGCGGGACGGAAATTATTCCGCTGACATTAAAACCGTAA
- a CDS encoding polysaccharide lyase family 7 protein codes for MNIRFVAVVVGTLLTVGPSGRVLAQVPAEVLDLRVWKLTLPYDTSRKGNPDEVTQPELESFADASCFFVSEAKQAVVFRAVCGGLGTENSKYPRSELREMKADGKDEMKWSTKGTEERVLVVKQAITHTPDVKRHVVCAQIHDADNDLIMVRLENSKLIVERNGADDVMLDKEYRLGEPFQLRIVAGGGRVQLWYNEVQKMDWKIDRSGCYFKVGCYTQSNVKKGDKPTAYGEVEVYELSVQ; via the coding sequence GTGAACATTCGGTTCGTTGCGGTGGTTGTCGGGACCTTGTTGACCGTTGGTCCCTCTGGGCGTGTATTGGCTCAGGTTCCTGCAGAGGTCTTGGATTTGCGGGTGTGGAAACTGACGCTGCCATACGACACGTCGCGAAAAGGAAATCCAGATGAAGTGACTCAGCCCGAATTAGAATCCTTCGCCGACGCTTCCTGTTTCTTCGTTTCCGAAGCTAAGCAAGCCGTGGTCTTTCGGGCGGTATGCGGTGGTCTGGGAACCGAGAATTCGAAGTACCCACGCTCGGAATTGCGTGAGATGAAAGCCGATGGTAAAGACGAAATGAAATGGTCGACCAAAGGGACCGAAGAACGAGTGCTAGTCGTCAAGCAGGCGATTACCCATACGCCGGATGTGAAACGGCATGTTGTCTGTGCTCAGATTCACGACGCCGACAACGACTTGATCATGGTCCGTCTAGAAAATTCGAAGTTGATCGTCGAAAGGAATGGAGCCGACGATGTCATGTTGGACAAAGAATATCGACTGGGCGAACCCTTTCAGCTTCGAATCGTCGCCGGCGGGGGACGCGTTCAGTTGTGGTACAACGAAGTTCAAAAGATGGACTGGAAAATCGACCGCAGCGGGTGTTACTTCAAAGTCGGCTGCTATACACAGTCGAACGTCAAAAAAGGAGACAAGCCAACCGCCTACGGGGAAGTCGAAGTTTACGAACTGAGCGTCCAGTAG
- a CDS encoding NPCBM/NEW2 domain-containing protein, whose translation MPFPLLIFAWMLAGSVTVQITPLEGDPYAAEWTGMQEGELMLTVDGEPRQLTLDAIQRVEQPSQKEASRKNLQVTLRDGSQLSVDAISLQDETAQLELRRQGILELPLSQLKRLRVRPPAAAVDAQWAALVEQAEAADRLVIRRGGDTLDSVSGVVKSIADEKIEFDLEGSPVNAPFNRLEGVLFGGNDPDSLPPGLLRLKDVSGSVWNVASLAAGDDEGTVTLTSVGGAKHSIRLDLIRSLEFAGSVQFLATKTPLSRTYQPLIAIPDSVDAALTEKWLGVRSMEDSYLVMPSKSSVSYRIDPGFSKLAAEIQIDPSVTLGGKCDVRVLLNDKQVWEESLKIGEAPQMLMLPIGDASRVTFEVDYGGDGDIGDIVHLREPRLLK comes from the coding sequence ATGCCGTTTCCGCTTTTGATTTTCGCTTGGATGCTTGCTGGCAGCGTCACCGTCCAGATCACCCCGTTGGAAGGGGATCCCTACGCGGCGGAGTGGACCGGTATGCAGGAGGGAGAATTGATGCTGACGGTCGACGGCGAACCCCGGCAGTTAACGCTCGATGCGATTCAACGCGTTGAACAGCCTTCGCAAAAGGAGGCAAGCCGCAAAAATCTGCAGGTGACGCTCCGAGACGGCAGCCAGTTATCGGTCGATGCTATTTCTTTGCAAGACGAAACGGCTCAGCTTGAATTACGCCGGCAAGGAATTTTGGAACTGCCGTTGTCTCAGCTGAAACGACTTCGCGTTCGCCCGCCAGCAGCCGCTGTGGATGCTCAGTGGGCGGCTTTGGTGGAACAGGCGGAGGCCGCAGACCGCCTGGTGATCCGCCGCGGAGGCGATACGCTTGATTCGGTTTCCGGAGTGGTTAAATCGATCGCGGATGAAAAAATTGAATTCGATCTGGAGGGTTCGCCAGTTAACGCTCCATTCAACCGATTGGAAGGCGTCCTGTTTGGAGGCAACGATCCTGATTCGTTGCCCCCCGGCCTGCTTCGTTTGAAGGATGTTTCTGGGTCGGTTTGGAATGTCGCATCCTTAGCGGCAGGCGACGATGAGGGGACCGTAACGCTGACTTCTGTCGGAGGTGCTAAACACTCGATCCGATTGGATTTGATTCGTTCGCTTGAGTTCGCCGGGAGCGTACAGTTCCTTGCGACCAAAACACCTCTTAGCAGAACCTATCAACCGTTGATTGCAATTCCCGATTCGGTGGATGCGGCTCTGACGGAAAAGTGGTTGGGGGTTCGAAGTATGGAAGACAGCTACCTCGTGATGCCAAGCAAGTCGTCGGTCTCTTATCGAATTGATCCTGGGTTCAGTAAATTAGCAGCCGAAATTCAAATCGATCCTTCGGTGACTTTGGGCGGAAAATGTGACGTTCGAGTCCTCCTGAATGATAAACAGGTGTGGGAGGAATCGCTGAAGATTGGCGAAGCCCCCCAAATGCTGATGCTGCCGATCGGCGATGCCAGCCGTGTGACCTTTGAGGTCGATTATGGTGGGGATGGAGACATTGGGGATATCGTTCATCTTCGTGAACCAAGATTGTTGAAATAA